GGTGGAATACCAGTGCGTGTTCGAATCGGAATCGAATAGGTTAAACCCTCCATATTCGGATGAAAAGGAAGAAGATACCGAATAACTGAAGGGTGCCGTAGTCCATCTGCCGAAATCGATAAAGTCTGTTTCGGAACCTAGATTTCCATACGCCGCGGCGTCTCCGGAAGCGGAAATGATAAAAAACAGGAATCCGATCTTGACGATCGGATTTATAATATTCAAAAAACGGAATGAATCAAACATGAAAGGGTTTGCCCGGTTTCGATTCGAGTCCGTTTGCCTTTTCGACTTCCCAGGAATCTAAATACGTTCCGGCTTTTTGAGTTAGATCCGGTCGGAGAGCGATCGGCGAACCTTTGGAATCCGCGTACAACGATCTTCTACCGAAAAATCTTCCGCTTATTTCTTCCGGCCAAGGTTTTTTTTCGCCGTTTCCCCTCATCTTCCAAGCGGTAAGAACGTTTTCACAAATCGTTTTTAGTTCTTCCGGGTTTGCGGAAATTCCGTGATCCGGTCCGTCCAAGTTCCGATCCAAAGTGAAATGTTTTTCGATCATACAAGCCCCCAAGGAAACGGCGATTGAAGCGGCGACACTTCCGACGGTATGATCCGAAAAACCGACCGGAAACGGATAAAGGTTTTTGAATGTTTCTATTACTTTAAGATTCGCTTTTTCCGGAGGTGTCGGATAAAGAGAAACGCAGTGTAAAAGACAGAGTTTGTCCGTTCCTTCTTTTTCTAAGAATGAAATTGCCCGATTCACTTCGAAAAAATCCGCGGCGCCCGAGGAGAGAATCACCGGAAGTTTCGATTTTGCGGCTTCTAAAAGAAGGGTTTTGTTGGTAACGTCTCCGCTTGCAATCTTGATCGCGGGAACTTTAAGACTTAAAAGAAGATGCAAAGAACTGACACAAAGAGGGGTGGAAAAAAATATCAGACCTTCTTCCACTGCGGTTTTTTGAAATTTTCTGTGCATTGTTTCGGATAATTCATATTTTTTGAATATATCCACTAGGATTTTAGCGTCCGGATTGCGGATGTCTACGAACTCTTCCGTAACGTAGGATTGGAATTTTACGGCCTGGGCTCCGGCCTTCTTCGCTGCGGCGATCGTTTTTTTACCGATCTCTTCGTCGTTATTGTGGTTCAACCCGATTTCTGCGACGACGATTGGAGGGGATTCCGCGCCTACGTATAGATCGGATGCGATTGAAAATTTTTTTAGAAAAGTCATGTTTTACTTCGTATTTTTATTCTTCGGGGGATATATAAGATTTCGGTTCATTAACTCATAACTTAAGTTCCAAAATGATTTCGCTTTCCGATGATATGTTTCGCATTTTGTCGGATCGTTCTTACATTCTTCCGTTTCCCCGATTCTTGGAACGATCGAGAAGGAGGAATTTCGAACCTTGTCCGTAAAACTGTAAAAGATCCAGTTGTTTTCGATCCAACCGAAAAGATTCCCGAAAGCAAAATAGGCGACTCCGCCGGAAATTTGTTTGTCCAAGAGATTTCTTCCCATCGCCGAAAATTGAACTTTTTTACCTACGATTCCAAGGATGGTCGGAATGACGTCGAGTTGAGAGGAAATTCTCGGATCGATTCGCGAGGGGATCCTTCCCGGAGAATAGATGAGAAAGGGAACGTTTCTGTCTTCGAAATAATCCAGATTTCTGTGGTGTGTGTGATCTCCCACAAAGATAAAAACGGTATCTTTGAAGTAGGGGGCCTTTTTCGCTTTTTCCAAAAAGGAATCGATCGATTTATCCGCGTAGCGATATACGTTGAAAAAATCCGCTTCCTCAAGTTCGGAAGAAAACACCTCGTCTTCCCGAGAAGGAACCCGATAGGGATAGTGAGTGGTTAAGGTCAAAGTCACCGCTAAAAACGGAGACTCTTGTTTGATTAGAATTTCGTGTAATTCGTTTAACAAATCTCCGTCGTAGTAGCCCCAAGGACCGGGTTTGTATTTTTGAAGTGTATCGAAGTATTCCTGGCCGAGAATCGTATCAAAACCCCAGTGATCGAACAGGAAAAGCATGTTGTCGAAGTTTACATCCCCTCCGTGAACGAAGAGGGTGTTGTATCCGATCGATTTCAAAACCGTTCCCAAGCCTCCGAAGCGGCTCAAAACTTGAGGCGTTCTGACTGCGGTCAAACCGGGACCGTCGGGAATTCCGGTTAACGTGGATAAAAGTCCATTTGTGGTCCTTCCTCCGCTTGCGAAAAAGGAAGAAAAGTAGGTTCCTTTTCGAATTAGGTCTTCGAAGTGAGGCGCGATCCGTTTTCCCTCGGGAAGAATTTGTCCGTTCGTATATGCGTATTTTCCGGTCCAGCTTTCCAAAAGAATCAAAACGATGTTAGGCGGTTTACCTGGGTTTGTTTCTTCGGTTTCTCGGAGCAAAGGGTATTCTTCGGAAACGAATTTTGCTCCCGGATATTCGATTTCTTTTCTAACGGAATCGATCGCGTCGGGATAGGGCAATTTCAAGTTGTTAGGAATCGATTGATTCTTGATATCCATAATGGAAGTAAAAATTCCGTTTAAAACAAGTTGGTTTACGATATGAGTCTCTGAGATCATGGCGTCGCTAGGTCTGAGAGGTCTGGATTGAATTCCGCCGCGAACGAGCAAGAATAGAACCGGAGGAAGGATCAGTAGTTGTAGAAGTTCGGATCTTTTTTGCGCGAAGTGAAACGTATATGTTTTTTTTCGAATGTATTTATAGATTGTAAAAGGGAATAATATTCCGATCGCGGAGCAGGATACGATTGCTAAAATCGTATGCCCCGCAAAGAACGATTTGAAGATGATCCAAAACTCCGAACCTAAAAAAACAAAACCTTCGTAGCCGAGATGTTTGTTCGTTTCGCCGAAATAAAGAGTATCTCCGATTAGAAACGCCGACGCGTAAAAGAACAAAAAGATAGGAAGAATTCCCCAAAGGAGTGTGTAGGCCTTAAAACGATTCAGTGGATATATGGCCGACAGAATCCAAGGGGGCCCGAGAAGAATCGCGCAGACACAAATATCAAAACGAATCCCGACTAAAAACGCAAACATGATTTCAAAAACGGAAGCGGCCGAAAACTTGGAAGAGAATACGATGCACCAGCAGAGTCGATAGAGGAAAAATAAGGACAAAAAACCGACCGTAAAGCCCGAAAAAATTTTGAGATTAGAAGGGATTCTTCTTAGCATTTGAAGTTCGGGGCAATGATCAGGAAAATAGACTCCAAATCTGAAAGACGGAAAAAGAGGCCGAATATGCTAAAATTGTCATATACGTAAAAAGAAACGAGGGCCAGAAGACGGAGTTCGTTTCCTTTTTGACCACGGCAATGGTGGACATACACTGGCAGGCGAACGCGAAAAACAAAAGTAAGCTGACCGAATTCTTAAGGCCCCATACCGTTTTCCCATCTTCGTCCTTATCTTTGCGAATCGCCTCTTTCAGATCATCGTCGGATTCTTCCCCTCCGACTCCGTAGATGATGGAAAGAGTCGAAACCATAATCTCTCTTGCGGCAAAAGAAGTGATGATTCCGATTCCCATTTTCCAGTCGAACCCGATCGGTTTTAGAACCGGTTCCATGAATTTTCCGGCGGAACCTGCATAGGATTCTCTGATTTGAATTTTTTTCAGTTCCGCATCGCCCGCATTCGGATAAAGGGAGGAATCGACTCTAGGATAGTTTGCCAAAAACCAAAGTAGGATCGAAATAAACAGGATGATTTGTCCCGCCGTGGATAAAAACGCTTTCAACTTTTTGAATACTGTAAGCGCCAGGCTTTTGATCGAAGGAGTGTTGTAAGCCGGAAGTTCCATC
The nucleotide sequence above comes from Leptospira weilii. Encoded proteins:
- a CDS encoding N-acetylneuraminate synthase family protein; the encoded protein is MTFLKKFSIASDLYVGAESPPIVVAEIGLNHNNDEEIGKKTIAAAKKAGAQAVKFQSYVTEEFVDIRNPDAKILVDIFKKYELSETMHRKFQKTAVEEGLIFFSTPLCVSSLHLLLSLKVPAIKIASGDVTNKTLLLEAAKSKLPVILSSGAADFFEVNRAISFLEKEGTDKLCLLHCVSLYPTPPEKANLKVIETFKNLYPFPVGFSDHTVGSVAASIAVSLGACMIEKHFTLDRNLDGPDHGISANPEELKTICENVLTAWKMRGNGEKKPWPEEISGRFFGRRSLYADSKGSPIALRPDLTQKAGTYLDSWEVEKANGLESKPGKPFHV
- a CDS encoding LTA synthase family protein, with protein sequence MLRRIPSNLKIFSGFTVGFLSLFFLYRLCWCIVFSSKFSAASVFEIMFAFLVGIRFDICVCAILLGPPWILSAIYPLNRFKAYTLLWGILPIFLFFYASAFLIGDTLYFGETNKHLGYEGFVFLGSEFWIIFKSFFAGHTILAIVSCSAIGILFPFTIYKYIRKKTYTFHFAQKRSELLQLLILPPVLFLLVRGGIQSRPLRPSDAMISETHIVNQLVLNGIFTSIMDIKNQSIPNNLKLPYPDAIDSVRKEIEYPGAKFVSEEYPLLRETEETNPGKPPNIVLILLESWTGKYAYTNGQILPEGKRIAPHFEDLIRKGTYFSSFFASGGRTTNGLLSTLTGIPDGPGLTAVRTPQVLSRFGGLGTVLKSIGYNTLFVHGGDVNFDNMLFLFDHWGFDTILGQEYFDTLQKYKPGPWGYYDGDLLNELHEILIKQESPFLAVTLTLTTHYPYRVPSREDEVFSSELEEADFFNVYRYADKSIDSFLEKAKKAPYFKDTVFIFVGDHTHHRNLDYFEDRNVPFLIYSPGRIPSRIDPRISSQLDVIPTILGIVGKKVQFSAMGRNLLDKQISGGVAYFAFGNLFGWIENNWIFYSFTDKVRNSSFSIVPRIGETEECKNDPTKCETYHRKAKSFWNLSYELMNRNLIYPPKNKNTK